One part of the Lytechinus pictus isolate F3 Inbred chromosome 3, Lp3.0, whole genome shotgun sequence genome encodes these proteins:
- the LOC129256446 gene encoding tRNA-dihydrouridine(20a/20b) synthase [NAD(P)+]-like — protein sequence MEEGTIPVFTRPLELFHSKEPVKICAPMVRYSKLAFRTLVRSYDCDLVFTPMIVSDSFVKSAKARDSEFTTNKGDRPLIVQFAASNAKDLADAAQLVAPYSDGVDLNCGCPQRWAMAEGYGACLIKHPELIQDMVRQTRNRVDRSDFTTSIKIRLHEDIKETVELCRRAEHAGVSWITVHGRTKDQRGEPANHEAIRIIKEGVRVPVVANGDIKSMEDVRRVSEQTGVHGVMAARGILRNPAMYAGYDDTPYQCIQDWVDIGLSLGTNLTYFHHHLMQMLDQYLPGAEKVNFNSLTSTTAILDYLETNFGIAWNPNTNFYTRNKGNLGYHALNGISRTADFEKLTDGCTEGR from the exons ATGGAAGAGGGGACGATACCCGTTTTCACACGGCCACTTGAGCTCTTCCACTCCAAGGAACCAGTGAAGATATGTGCTCCAATGGTTAGATATTCAAA GCTGGCATTCAGGACTCTCGTTCGAAG TTATGATTGTGATTTGGTGTTCACACCAATGATTGTATCTGACTCCTTTGTCAAATCTGCTAAAGCAAGAGACAGTGAATTTACAACAAATAAag gagACAGACCTTTGATCGTTCAGTTTGCTGCTAGTAATGCCAAGGACCTTGCTGATGCTGCTCAATTAGTTGCCCC atactCAGATGGTGTGGATCTGAACTGTGGGTGCCCTCAACG ATGGGCAATGGCTGAAGGGTATGGTGCTTGTCTCATTAAGCATCCAGAACTGATCCAAGACATGGTGAGACAAACTAGAAACAGGGTGGACCGTTCAGACTTCACAACATCCATCAAGATAAGGCTTCATGAAGACATCAA GGAGACTGTAGAACTATGCAGAAGAGCTGAGCATGCAGGCGTGTCGTGGATAACAGTCCATGGTCGCACCAAAGACCAGCGTGGTGAACCGGCCAATCACGAAGCCATCCGCATCATCAAAGAGGGTGTTAGGGTACCGGTGGTTGCTAATGGAGACATCAAGTCCATGGAGGATGTGAGGAGGGTGTCGGAGCAAACCGGTGTACACG gtGTTATGGCAGCAAGAGGTATATTGCGTAACCCAGCTATGTATGCAGGGTATGATGACACACCATATCAGTGTATTCAAGACTGG GTGGACATTGGTCTTAGTCTAGGGACCAACCTGACTTACTTTCACCATCATCTCATGCAAATGTTAGATCAGTACCTGCCTGGGGCGGAGAAGGTGAATTTCAACTCTCTAACCAGCACGACGGCCATTCTAGATTACCTGGAAACTAACTTTGGCATTGCTTGGAATCCAAACACAAACTTTTACACCAGGAATAAAGGGAATCTAGGTTATCATGCTCTTAACGGAATATCAAGGACAGCAGACTTTGAAAAGTTAACTGATGGGTGTACAGAGGGAAGGTGA